DNA sequence from the Desulfovibrio sp. ZJ209 genome:
CCGCGGGCGCCACTTCCGGCGCACTGCGGGGCGTCAAGCGATTTTCCGTTCATGCGGCGCATGGCCTGTTTTTTTCAAACTGGCTTTCACCCTTTCCGTTCCCGCGCGGCGCCTTTTTCCTGTTCGCGCCCGCATGTGCGCGCCATTGGCGGCACGCCATGCCGCCACGTCCCTCCAGGTTGCGGTATCTGGCTTTCTTTACTGGCGAGCCCGGTATCGCTGCACACCGCAGGGACAAAAGGGCGGCCACGAAAAAAGGCTCACGGAATTTCCGTGAGCCCTTAAATTAATCACTGGAGCCAGCTAAGAGACTTGAACTCTTGACCTGCTGATTACGAATCAGCTGCTCTACCAACTGAGCTAAGCTGGCGTGGCGTGAGCGTGTACCGGGCACTTGTGGCAAAAAACCGGCGCGCTGTCAAGTTTGCTCCCGCAGGCGGCGCAGCGCGGGGCCGGTTCAGGGGGTCACGGGCTTGCGGCTGCGCACCATGGGCTTGCCGAGGCGCAATTCCTCGGCGATGCGCATCACTTCCTCGGCGCGCGCCGCATCGCCGCGCAACAGCACCAGCACCACATAGAGCTTGCCCTCGCGCTGCATGCGCGTGCGCAGGCCGCGCCCCTCGAGGCGCTGGCGCAGGCTGTCCACGCTCTCCTCGTCGCGGAAGGCGCCCACCTGGAACACATAGTCCTGCATGGGGGTGGCAGGCGCGGCCACCGGCGCCACGGGCTGCGCCGTTGCCGCCTCGGGGGCCGCGGCTAAAGGAGCCGCGCCCGGCATGGGCGCCACAGGTTGCCCCGGGGAAGGCGTTGTCGCCTCTGCCGGCGCCTGGGCGACAGGGGCGGGGCTTTGCGCGGCCAGGCGCGGTGGCGCCGGCGGCGCTTCCGGCGCGCCGTCCTCATTGCGCAGGGCGCGGGCAAAGCGCAGTTCTTCCGGGGAGAGGATGCCCGGGCCTTCCTGCGGAGGGGCTGCAGGCGCGCCCTTCGGGCTGGCCGGCGGCACGTCCGCGGACGCTGTCCGGCCCGCTTCCAGAGAGGCGAGGCGCCGCTCGGCGCTCGCCGAGGCGCGCCCGGTCATGACGCCCCCCACATAGGCGAGCGCGATGGCCGCCACGCCCAGAAAGGCCAGCGCCAGGAGCGACGAAAAGCGCAGCCGCAAAAAGGGCGCCCTGCCGGAGCCTTGGGCCGCGCTTCGGCCAGCGCTTCGTGAAGAACTTGAGGGCATCCCCGTCTCGCGTGTTCCGCTAAAGGCTGCTCACAGGCCCGGGGCGCGTGAGCCCCGCTCCGGCAAGCCGAGAAATTGCGGGCCAAGCATAGCAGCCGCCGCCGGCGGCGTAAAGCGGGCGCCCCCGGGCTACGCCCCGGCTTGACAGCCTTCCCCCGGCCTCTGGTACACTTGCGCCAAACGCGCTTTGGGAGCCTGCCATGTTCGTCTTGTCCCGCGTCCTGCTGCCCCTGCTGATCCTCGCCCTCCTCCCTGCCCTGCCCCGCGCGGCGAGCGCCGCCGCCGAGCTCAGCATCGGCAACCAGACCCGGCAGGACATGCTCAATATCCGCTTCCGCACCGGGCCCAGGGTCTTCTTCCTGCGGCTCGACATGGCGCCCGGCCAGCGCGCCGAGGTGGAGAACCCCGGCGGCGTGGCCGACATGCGGGTGGACACGGGCCTCGAGCTCTGGGCCTTCCCCGCGGTGCCCGTGGGCGAGGCGCGGGGCATGACCTTTTGCGGCGACCACACGGCCTGCATGATCCTCGACCTCAAGGACGGCATCTCGCGCCATGTGAACGGCAAGGTGCAGGAGCTCGTGCCGCGGCCCGGCAGCCGCCCGGTGTGCGAGCTTTCGCAGTTCCGGCCGGGCATGACCATGAACGATGTCTGCTCCCTGCTGAGCATGGACGCCCCGCGCGACGACAACGACGCCATCCTCGAGGGTCTGGGCTTCGCCGGCCAGCTCTGGGCCGCGCGGCTCATCCCCGGGGCGGCGGAGCCGGAGCCCACCGATGCGGCGGCCATGGGCCACGAATATCTGGAGCATCTGGAATTGCGGCGCCCCTTGGAACAGGCCACGCTCGAGCGGTTGCTGGCCGTGCTCTACGGCCAGGGCATGACGCCGTGGCAGGCGGAATTTCCCGGGCTGGACATCAATTTTACCGAAATGCCCGACCTCACGGTGGAGCAGAAGCGCGAGCTGCTGGACCAGACCCTGCAGCGCTTCCTCAAGGCCGGCCGCGGCGAGGCCAGCTTCATGCTCGCCCCGGCGGCGGAGCTCCCCGCCCTGACCGAGGCCGACGCCCCGCGCTCGGACGTGCAGATCTTCACCATCACCCTCAGGCCCGACTCGGGCACCTTGCTCGTGGACCTCGCGGCCTACAGGGGGAGCAGCCCCCGCTGAGCCGCCTAGCGCCGCGCCCGCTTGGCCTCACGCATCCGGCGCAGCCAGTCATACCACGCCTCCATGCCGCTGCCGTCGCGCGCCGAGACCTCGAAGACGGCGAGGTCCCTGTTGAGGCGCGTGGCGTGGGCGCGGGCGCGCGCCGTGTCAAAGTCCACATGCGGCAGCAGGTCCATCTTGTTGAGCAGCATGGCTTTGGCCAGGTTGAAGAGCAGGGGGTATTTCTCCGGCTTGTCGTCGCCCTCGGCCACGCTGAGGATGGCCACCTTGGCGTCCTCGCCGCAGTCGAATTCCACCGGGCAGACGAGGTTACCCACATTCTCGATGAAGAGGATGTCAAGGCCCGCCAGGTCGAGCCGCTCCATGGCCGAGAGCACGAGGTTGCTGTTGAGGTGGCAGCCGCCCTCGGTGTTGATCTGCACGGCCTGGGCGCCGGTGGCGGCCACGCGGCGGGCGTCGTTGTCGGTCTGGAGGTCGCCCTCGATGACCGCCATGCGGAATTCGCCGCCAAGGTCGCGCAGGGTGCGCTCCAGAAGGGTCGTCTTGCCGGCGCCCGGCGAGCTGATGAGGTTGAGCGCGAGGATGCCGCGCGAAGCCAGTTCGCGGCGCACCTCGGCCGCCATCTTGTCGTTGGCTTCCAGAACATTGCGGACAACGGGGATCTGCATCACGCCCTCCCTGGGCTCCCATATGGGCTCGGCGGCTCGGCCGCCCGGTTCAACTGGCTTCCACCTCGCGCAGGAGAAGCTCCTTCCCCTGCTCCACCACATGCCCGGCCACCTCGCCGCAGCCGGGGCACGGCGTAAAGCGCGCCTCCTGCCCTTCGCCCCCGAACACCGTGCCGCAAAACACGCAGCGCAGCCGAAGCGGCAGGCAGACGAGCTCAAGTACCGCGCCCTCGTGCGCGGTGCCGCGCGTGAGCGCCTCGAAGCAGAGCTCGAGCGCTTCGGGCATGACGCCCGCGAGCGCGCCGTACTCCACGCGGACGCGCATGAGCCGCGTGCAGCCCTGGGCGGCCGCCGTCTCTTCGGCGAGCTCAAGCAGGCTCATGGCGACGGACATTTCGTGCATGCGCGAGGCTAGCCCATTCGCCGGGCCGCGTAAAGGCCGCGCGTAACAAATTCGTATCTTTCGTGCCACCGGCCCGCAGGCACACTCCCCGGGGAGGAGCCCGGGGCGGCAATCTTGCTATTTGGGGCGAATAATGTACATTTCTGCCATGCGACAGCCCCGATACCTCGGCGTCTACAGCGAGCGGCCCAATGCGGGCGCGGAGGCTCGCGGCAGATCCGGCCGCAGGCCGCGCTTCTTCGTCTGGGAGCTCTCCCCGGCCGACTACGCCATCCAGGAGCTGGACGGCGCGCTGGAGCCCAATTCCCGCGTGCGGCTCATCAGCGCCGGGCGCCTCCAGAGCGGCTACCAGCTCGAGCCGTCCATCCTCGTGGCGCCCATCACGCTGCCGGACATCGCCAATGCCGAGCGCGTGCCGGAAACGCCCGAGACCGCGGCGCCGCGCAAGGCGGCGGAGCTCAATGACGACACCCTGCGCGAGCTCGAGATCGCCCGCCGCGCCAAGCAGATAGAGAACGACCTGCGCGGCAGCTTCCGCAAGGCCATCCGCGGCCTTTCGCGCCCACGCGAGCGCGAGGCCGCCCTCGAGGCGCTGGCGCAGATCGCCGAGACCATCGACGGCATCGTGCCCGCGCACAAGCATATGTTCCGCGATTTCGGAGTCACCCTGCGCAAGAAGGATCTGCCCGAGATCGCCCTGCGCTGCGGGCTGCGCGTCCTGGAGCTCTCGCCCGACGACGACCACGGGCATTTCAACCTCGCGCGCATCCTCTGCGCGCTGGGCGTCTGGGACAAGGCGGCCGCCCACGTGGAACGGGCCATGCGCCTCGATGGCGCGGAGCCGGTGTACCCGCGCCTGCTCGCCCACATCCGCAAGGAGAGCCGGCGCCCGGGGCGCACCGCGGCGCCCGATAAACAGTAAGCGGCCCGAAACCTGCTCTGGCCATCCGCGGCGGCACGCCCGCGGAGAACGAGGAGCCTCACGGCATGAACAAGACCATTTTTTTCCTGATCCTGGCGGTCTGCATCCTGGGCATGGCGCTTATCCTGCTCAACCAGCGCCTCGGGCGCGCGCCCGAGCCCCGGCCCACGGCCCGCGCCGAGCAGAGCGTGGTGGCCGACGCCCCCATGACCGAGCCGGCCCCGGAATATCCCGTGCCCACGCCCTCGCGGGCGCCGAGCCCTGAGGAGGACGCGCCGCGTGCGCCCGCGGCCCTGCCGGAAGCCGTGGAGCGCGCGGCCGAAAGCGAGCGCGAGGCCGCCGCGGCCGCCGCCGCGGCTCTCGCCGTGGAGCAGAAGGAAGCGGACGCGGCCCTGCACGGTACCACCCCGGCGCCCACGCCCCCGGCCATGCCGACCCCGACCGCTGTTGCCCCGGCCCCGCAGGCGCAGCCCAAGGCTGCGGCCCCGGCTCCGAAGGAAACGGCACAACGCCCCGCCGCCGAGACAGCGCGCCAGCCCGCGCAGGAGCGCGCCACCGCTGCCGCCCCGGCCAAGAAGGCCCCCGCGCAAGAGAAGGCCACAGGCCCGCGCACCATCACGCGCTTTGTGGTCTTTGCCCGTGACAACGGGGCCACGGTGCGCCTCACGGGCAATGGCCCCCTGCGCTACAAAAGCATGAATCTCCAAAATCCCGACCGCGTGGTTCTCGACCTCGAGGGCGACTGGGAGGTCAAGGCCCCGGCCGTGCCCAAGAATCCGCTGGTGAGCGCCGTGCGCGTGGGCGACCTCGACGGGCGAACCCGCATCGTCATCGACCTCAAGGGCAAGCCGCGCACCGCCCGCGTCATCCCGGCCAAGACGGGCGACGGCGTGGACGTGCGCGTGGACCAGTAGCCGGCCTTAATACCTACCGAGTCCGCAACATAAAGGGGAGACGGGGCATTGCCCGCCTCCCCTTTCCATTTCCGGGCACAATCCTTCAATTTTTCAGCCAACGGCGCAGGAATTCGCCGGCGCTCTTGCCCTCGTCCACATGGCGCAAGAGCGCGCTCCCGAAGACCGCCGCATCCGGCCGCGCCTCGGGCGGTAGTGCCTCAAGCTGCTCCGGGCGGCTCAGGCCGAAGCCCAGGGCCAGCGGCAGCCTGCTCGCCCGGCGCGCGCGGCTCATGGTGGCGGCCACGCGCGGCGCCAGGGCCGCGCGCTCGCCCGTGACGCCCATGACCGACACCACATAGACATAGCCCTCGCCGTCGCCGGCGCAGGCCGCCATCTGCGCCTCGCTGGTGTTGGGCCCGACCAGCGGGATGAGCGCGATGCCGGATGCCGCCAGCACCGCGCGCACCGGCGCGGCCTCCTCATGCGGGAGGTCGGGAATGATGCAGCCCGAGATGCCCGCCCGGGCCGCGTCCCTGGCGAGGCGCTCGAGCCCGTAGCTCAGGAAGGGGTTGAGATAGCCCATGAGCACGAGGCCCGCGTCGCCCGAGCGCGGTTTGGCGCGGCCCTCGCGCCGGGCCGCCAGTTCTTCCAGCAGGCCGGAAAGGTGGAAACCCGCCTCGAGCACGCGCCGGGAGGCCTCCTCCACCACCGGGCCGTCGGCCACCGGGTCGGAGAAGGGCACGCCGATCTCGATGATGTCCGCGCCGCCCGCGTCCAGCTCGTCAAAGGCCGTCCAGAAGCGCTCCCTGTCCGGGAAATGGGCCGTGAGGAAGGGGATGAGCGCCGGGCGCCCCTTGGCGTTGGCCTCCCGTATCTTTGCTTCAAGCGTGTGCATGGTTGTTCTCCCGCGCGGCCAGGGCCGCCTCGATGATGTCCATATCCTTGTCTCCCCGGCCCGAAAGGTTGACCACCACGTGGTCGCCGGCCTTGAATTCCCCGGCATGCCCCAAAACCCACGCGAGCGCGTGGGAGGATTCCAGCGCGGGCAGGATGCCCTCGGCCCGGCAGAGCCGCCCGAGCGCGTCCAGCGCCTCGCCGTCGGTGACGATCTCGTAGCGGGCGCGGCCGGTCTCGCGCAAATAGGCGTGCTCCGGGCCCACGCCGGGATAGTCCAGCCCGGCGGAAATGGAGCCCGAGGGCTCGATCTGGCCGTCCTCGGTCTGGAGCAGGAGCGAGCGGCTGCCGTGGAGCACGCCCGGGCGCCCGAGATTGAGCGAGGCGCAGTTGAGGCAGCCCGGCTCGCCGCTGCCGCCGGCCTCCACGCCGATGATGGCGACCTCAGCATCTTCCACAAAGGGATGGAACATGCCGATGGCGTTGGAGCCGCCGCCCACGCAGGCCACCACGGCCGTGGGCAGGCGCCCGGTGAGCTCCAGCATGCGGGCGCGCGTCTCGCGGCCGATGACGCTCTGGAACTCGCGCACGAGCAGGGGGAAGGG
Encoded proteins:
- a CDS encoding SPOR domain-containing protein, which translates into the protein MRLRFSSLLALAFLGVAAIALAYVGGVMTGRASASAERRLASLEAGRTASADVPPASPKGAPAAPPQEGPGILSPEELRFARALRNEDGAPEAPPAPPRLAAQSPAPVAQAPAEATTPSPGQPVAPMPGAAPLAAAPEAATAQPVAPVAAPATPMQDYVFQVGAFRDEESVDSLRQRLEGRGLRTRMQREGKLYVVLVLLRGDAARAEEVMRIAEELRLGKPMVRSRKPVTP
- a CDS encoding peptidoglycan glycosyltransferase, producing MFVLSRVLLPLLILALLPALPRAASAAAELSIGNQTRQDMLNIRFRTGPRVFFLRLDMAPGQRAEVENPGGVADMRVDTGLELWAFPAVPVGEARGMTFCGDHTACMILDLKDGISRHVNGKVQELVPRPGSRPVCELSQFRPGMTMNDVCSLLSMDAPRDDNDAILEGLGFAGQLWAARLIPGAAEPEPTDAAAMGHEYLEHLELRRPLEQATLERLLAVLYGQGMTPWQAEFPGLDINFTEMPDLTVEQKRELLDQTLQRFLKAGRGEASFMLAPAAELPALTEADAPRSDVQIFTITLRPDSGTLLVDLAAYRGSSPR
- the hypB gene encoding hydrogenase nickel incorporation protein HypB; protein product: MQIPVVRNVLEANDKMAAEVRRELASRGILALNLISSPGAGKTTLLERTLRDLGGEFRMAVIEGDLQTDNDARRVAATGAQAVQINTEGGCHLNSNLVLSAMERLDLAGLDILFIENVGNLVCPVEFDCGEDAKVAILSVAEGDDKPEKYPLLFNLAKAMLLNKMDLLPHVDFDTARARAHATRLNRDLAVFEVSARDGSGMEAWYDWLRRMREAKRARR
- a CDS encoding hydrogenase maturation nickel metallochaperone HypA; amino-acid sequence: MHEMSVAMSLLELAEETAAAQGCTRLMRVRVEYGALAGVMPEALELCFEALTRGTAHEGAVLELVCLPLRLRCVFCGTVFGGEGQEARFTPCPGCGEVAGHVVEQGKELLLREVEAS
- a CDS encoding tetratricopeptide repeat protein, yielding MRQPRYLGVYSERPNAGAEARGRSGRRPRFFVWELSPADYAIQELDGALEPNSRVRLISAGRLQSGYQLEPSILVAPITLPDIANAERVPETPETAAPRKAAELNDDTLRELEIARRAKQIENDLRGSFRKAIRGLSRPREREAALEALAQIAETIDGIVPAHKHMFRDFGVTLRKKDLPEIALRCGLRVLELSPDDDHGHFNLARILCALGVWDKAAAHVERAMRLDGAEPVYPRLLAHIRKESRRPGRTAAPDKQ
- a CDS encoding AMIN domain-containing protein; the encoded protein is MNKTIFFLILAVCILGMALILLNQRLGRAPEPRPTARAEQSVVADAPMTEPAPEYPVPTPSRAPSPEEDAPRAPAALPEAVERAAESEREAAAAAAAALAVEQKEADAALHGTTPAPTPPAMPTPTAVAPAPQAQPKAAAPAPKETAQRPAAETARQPAQERATAAAPAKKAPAQEKATGPRTITRFVVFARDNGATVRLTGNGPLRYKSMNLQNPDRVVLDLEGDWEVKAPAVPKNPLVSAVRVGDLDGRTRIVIDLKGKPRTARVIPAKTGDGVDVRVDQ
- the trpA gene encoding tryptophan synthase subunit alpha; protein product: MHTLEAKIREANAKGRPALIPFLTAHFPDRERFWTAFDELDAGGADIIEIGVPFSDPVADGPVVEEASRRVLEAGFHLSGLLEELAARREGRAKPRSGDAGLVLMGYLNPFLSYGLERLARDAARAGISGCIIPDLPHEEAAPVRAVLAASGIALIPLVGPNTSEAQMAACAGDGEGYVYVVSVMGVTGERAALAPRVAATMSRARRASRLPLALGFGLSRPEQLEALPPEARPDAAVFGSALLRHVDEGKSAGEFLRRWLKN
- the trpB gene encoding tryptophan synthase subunit beta; this translates as MRNGYFGEFGGRFVPELLVPPLQEVEAAMRDIMPTPAFQEELGTLLSDYAGRETPLTHCPTLSRELGFDLWLKREDLLHTGAHKINNTLGQALLAKRMGKRALVAETGAGQHGVATAAAAARLGLECAVYMGAEDVERQSANVRRMRLLGAEVHAVESGSRTLKDAINAALRVWIARQEDTHYCFGTAAGPHPFPLLVREFQSVIGRETRARMLELTGRLPTAVVACVGGGSNAIGMFHPFVEDAEVAIIGVEAGGSGEPGCLNCASLNLGRPGVLHGSRSLLLQTEDGQIEPSGSISAGLDYPGVGPEHAYLRETGRARYEIVTDGEALDALGRLCRAEGILPALESSHALAWVLGHAGEFKAGDHVVVNLSGRGDKDMDIIEAALAARENNHAHA